The genomic DNA CACAGGCTTATTTGAGGAATCCTGCTGATTATGAGGCCGGCGGGGTATATGGGATCGAAGGAGATCCCGGTGTATACTTTAAGGTTGACTACCTGAATGGAGTGTTTGCCTGGGGTTACCGCCTCGGCGGAAATGGGGAAGAAGAGGCATTGCCGATTTCACTGCTTGCCCCGGATAAGAAAAAGTGAAGCCCATTCCGCAAAGGGAACGGGCAACATGTTATGTGCGCTTTTTAGTATCGCGCTCAAGGATGATCAGATTCTGTGTCTGGGTTGTTTGTCCATTTGCTTGTGCATGGGCATGCTTCGGATTGTAGAATGCCTTTTTAAATGGACTGTTGTAATCTCGATTGAATTTCATCAACTATTCCCCCCTGCTCTAGAGTGAATCCTGCTTGCGATTATTTGAAGCCTTCATTCGTTCTTGAGGGTGGGTATTGATGGTGCCATCCGCCCTTTTGGATGCATATTCCGCTTTGGCACGGGGTTCTCCTTCGAATTTATTGCCATGTTCATTCGGAAACCCTGTTGTCTTATTGCGCATGTGACTGCCTCCTTAAAGGGTGGAATGTTTGTGGACGATGCCACATCTATAGTATGATGATTTTTCAGATAGAAAACACGTTACTGTCACTGGAAAAGGAGGGTGGATAATGGAATCGATTTTTCACGAACTGACACAGCTTCTTATGGATGAAAATTCCAAACTGACGTATGAAAAGGCAAGGACTTGGGTTGAGCTTGTTTGGGAAGATTTTGAAACGACTTATGCCAAGGCTGGTTATGAATATAAAGGAAAAGAAGTCACTGAAAAGGTTGTAAGGCAATGGATTGCGACGTATGGAACAAATGTGCATGATTTCGCGGCGAGAAATCCGAAATACAGTCATTTGCTTGATGACGGAGATCATACGGTCCACTGATCAGGTGGAAATCGAAAGGGACAGCCAATTGGCCGTCCCTTTCGTCATTCAATCAATGATGACATTGATATCCACCTTCTGGCGTAATTTCTCTTCGCTGAACACCCAACCCGTATAAGAGCTGACGATGTTCAGATCTTTATCGAGCTGCACGAGAGCAACGAATGGATAGTGACCATTGTTGCGGTACCTGAGGTCGATGAATCTTACTTCATAATGGTCATCGTATTCGTCCATTTCCCAACGGTAGATTGGGGAAAAGGAAAGGAATGCGGCCAGATTTTTATCTTTCCGGGCAGCATTCATAACCGGGATATCCGGTATCGGAACCCGCTTGAACTCATCGTAGATCGTGATGGATCTCCTGTAGGCACGTGCCACATAGTAGTGATGTTTGGTAAGTATGGCCAGCCTCCATTGGAAGAATCGGATCGTCGGGGAGACGATGATCCGTTCGGCATTGGGGATCCTTCTTTTGACTGCGTTTTTGACCGTCTTCTGCACGATGAAGCGCAGGAGGTAGTATCCGATAATGACCGCATACATCACAAGGAACGTCTGGCCGGGCGGAAAGCCAACGGCCCATAGAATCAATCCGACGATGTGGATACCGAAAATGATGGGGTCAAACGTGTTGATGACCCCGAGAGCCACCCATTTCGATGAAATCGGCCGGATGGCCTGAGTGCCGTACGCATTGAAGATATCCACGAACACGTGGAGAAAGACGGCGAAGAAGGTCCATAACCAAAGATGAAGCAGATTTGCACCCGGGAAGAATGGGTACAGGCAGGCGACGATCAGGAGTGGCCACAGGATGACAGCGGGTATGCTATGGGTGATGCCCCGGTGATGCCTGATGTAAACGGCATTGTTCCGAAGTTTAAGTATGGTATCGACATCGGGGATCTGGGAGCCGATAACCGCAGCGATCAACACGCTGTGCGCGGTGGATGCATTTTCGGCCACGACCGGATCCAGCGTCGCAAGCCCCCCGAGTGCAAACCCCATGACGATGTGTGTACCTGTATCCAAAAGTAAGTCCTCCTTGGCTCGCATGTTTTGTGTCGCGAATCGTTTCTGAACATGATATGGTTAATGGGTGTGAATTTCAAGGTAAGAATGATTACAGTTTTGTGATAATTCGTGGTAGCAGGAGGGCAAGCTCCCCCTGCTTACAGGGGTTATTCCCTATATTGAGTACCAAATAACATCCTGGAGGGACAAAAGTGATAGATGAACCATTAAAGAATCTCCATTCCATCGACCGTGAAGCGTTCCAGGAAGACCTGATCTCCTGGTTCACCAATGAGCAGCGGGATCTTCCATGGAGGAAGGACCAGGACCCCTATAAAGTCTGGGTGTCGGAAATCATGCTTCAGCAAACTCGTGTCGATACGGTTATACCTTATTTTAACCGATTTATCGGAAAATTTCCTACGATAGATGCTCTTGCCTCTGCCGATGAAGAAGAAATACTGAAAGCCTGGGAAGGGCTAGGGTATTATTCACGCGTGAGGAATCTGCAGGCAGCGGCCCGGGAGGTGAGGGACTCATACGGCGGGATCGTTCCTGATGATCCGAAAGATATCGCCACCCTGAAGGGGGTAGGACCCTATACGGCTGGCGCAATCCTAAGTATTGCCTACGGGAAACCCGAACCGGCCGTGGACGGCAATGTCATGAGGGTCTTCTCGCGCATATTATCGATCTGGCTCGATATTGCCAAGCCTTCATCGCGAAAGGTGTTCGAAGAAGCGGTACGGGGCCTCATTTCTGAAGAAAACCCTTCTTACTTCAATCAGGCACTGATGGAGCTTGGTGCGTTGATCTGTACGCCGACGTCCCCTTCATGCCTGCTCTGTCCTGTAAGGGAGCATTGTCATGCATTTGAAGAGGGCGTTCAGTCTGAACTTCCCATCAAATCAAAAAAGAAAAGTGCCCGTAAGCTCAATATGGCAGCAGCCGTGCTTTTCAACACAGATGGAAAGGTTTTGATCCATAAGCGTCCCGGCACCGGACTTCTTGCGAATTTGTGGGAGTTTCCGAACTTTGAAGTCGGAAGTACCGGTCACATCCGTGAACAGCTCCATGAAAGCCTCATTGAAGTATATGGAGTTGAGAGTGCGTTAAAAAGGGAAATCGCTTCGACCTTCCAACATATCTTCTCACACATCATATGGGATATCGATGTATTCGTTGGGGCTGTTGAAGATCATGACTCATATGGTGATCTTATTGCGGTCACACCGGAAGAGCTTGAAAAATATGCATTTCCCGTATCCCATCAAAAGATATGGAAGGAAGTCAGCTCACAGCTTGAAAAGGGGCAAGTGCGCCCCTAATCATAACTGACCTTTGTTCCATTGGTATAAGTAGCTTCATGATGGGACAGGCCTCCGCGTGACTCGATCTCTTTGATGATTTCACGGTGGATGGATTGTCCTTCACTGTTCAAATAAGGTACTATTTGTTGTAGTGAGTGATGGAAGAAGGCAAGCTCGGATTCCTTCCAATCACTCTTTGGTACCATGGAAAGTTCGGTCATATCTCTACCTACATACATTAATGATCCCTCCTGTCCTTAGTTTGGATGAATGAAGGACGAATATACAGAGGGTAAGGAAGGAAGATGAACATGAGTCAAAAAGTAGCATTGGTAACTGGAAGCAGTCGTGGATTGGGAAGGGAAATCGCCATTCAGCTTGCTGAAAAAGGATACGATATCGTCGTCAATTACGCACGCAGTAAAAAGGGAGCCCTTGAGACAGCTGAACAGATCGAAAAGCTTGGACGAAAGGCGTTCATCGTTCGTGCAAATGTCGGGGATGTGGATAAAATCAAGGCCATGTTCGAACAAATCAAGGAGGAATTCGGGCGATTGGATGTTCTCATCAGCAATGCGGCTTCCGGCGTGCTGCGTCCTGTTATGGAGCTGGAAGAATCCCACTGGGACTGGACAATGAATATCAACAGCAAAGCACTGCTCTTCTGTGCCCAGGAAGCTGCAAAGTTGATGGATGACGGCGGAAGGATCGTCAGCATCAGCTCCCTCGGTTCCATCCGCTACCTTGATAACTACACGACTGTAGGCGTCTCAAAGGCAGCGGTTGAAGCATTGACCCGTTATCTGGCTGTCGAGCTTGCGCCAAGGAATATTATCGTGAATGCCGTATCAGGGGGGGCGATTGATACGGATGCGCTCAAGCATTTCCCGAATCGCGAAGAGCTTCTTGAAGACGCCCGCCAGAATACTCCTGCTGGAAGAATGGTCGAAATTGACGACCTTGTGAAGTCCGTCATGTTCCTAGTGTCAGATGATTCGTCTATGATCAGGGGACAAACGATCATTGTCGACGGCGGACGATCGCTTCTCGTCTGACCTGATTTTTTTCAAAAAAAAATCGAATAGTCATCTCCACCCTTGGTTATCTTAATAAGCGTGGAGGTGATTACAATGGCAAAACAAAACAACAAAACAAACATGCAACAACAACAAAAACAACAAAATGCCGGACAACAACAGTACGGCACTGAGTTCGCTTCTGAGACTAACGCTCAAGAAGTGAAAAAGCAAAACCAACAATCAGCTCAAAAGAAACAAAAATAATGTCTGAAATAGCATAGAGCTATTCCATGACCAATGAAAAGCATCCGGATTCCTTCCGGGTGCTTTTTCATTTTCCCTTCGACAAAACTGGTGGGAAAGGGACAGGAAAAGTCAAAGGGATTACCGTTTGGAAGGAGAATCTGTGTAGAGAGTCTTTAACAGGGAGTGGATGGGCTATGCAGGAGTTATTTAATGAACTGATTCATGAGCAGCTGGAAACGATGGACAAGCTGCTCTTCCTTCAATCCGAAATCGAGCGTTGCCAAGAGCTTGAAAAGGAGCTGGTCGAGCTTGAAGAGATGGCTCTTGCCGAGTCACTGAAAAAAGAAATCGAAATGAAGAAATGTGAATTGAAAGACATTCAAAAAGTTTTTCAAGAGCAGACTGATGAAGTCATCCGCTCGTATAAAAAAGAACAGGAAGTATCCCTTTAAGGTATAAAACGAATGAAGGACAAGGGCGCCCAGCGAATGTATTTTCCTAATGGGTAGCCCTTTTGTTTTAAATTTCGGAAGGAAACGTTATAATAATAGAATAGACTTTTATTTATACGTGCAATCCGAAGGAAAGAAGGGTAGAAAATGGCGGTTCCCACAGAAGGGCATTCAGTACAAATACATAGCTTCAAGCATGATGGAAACATCCACCGTATATGGAATGAGACAACCATCCTGAAAGGGACGAGCAATATGATCATCGGTGGAAACGACCGGACGATGGTGACCGAGTCCGACGGCAGGACGTGGATGACCCGAGAGCCTGCAATTTGCTACTTTCATTCAGAATTATGGTTCAATATCATCTGCATGATCCGGGAAGACGGTATTTATTATTATTGCAATCTTAGCTCCCCGTTCGTGTACGATCACGAAGCGATCAAGTATATCGATTATGATCTTGATATCAAGGTGTATCCTGATATGACCTATACGCTCTTGGATGAAGATGAGTATGATGCCCATCGCAAGTTGTACGGTTATCCCGATGTTATCGATCACATTTTGCAAAGGAATGTGGACAAGCTCGTCAGATGGATCAGGCAGCGGAAGGGACCATTTGCCCCTGATTTCATCGATATTTGGTACGAGCGCTATTTAATGCACAGAGGATAAAGGAAGTAGTAACCGATAGGAGGGCTGACCCTTTCTGAGAGCCGCCGGATTCAATCCGATCCGTGCATGGCTTCTCGATCAACGGGGTCATCCCTTTTTCATGGTCAGATTGAAAGGAGTTTTGAAGTGGACAGTATCAAACGGTACCTGCAGTTTGTAAAGCCTTACCGCTGGCAAATCATAGGTACGCTCATTATAGGAATCATCAAATTCGCAATCCCGCTTCTCATTCCGGTACTCATCAAATATGTCATCGATGATGTAGTAGGGAACACCACCCTTACAGCCGGTGAAAAGACGAACCATCTCCTCCTTGTGATGGGGATCATGGTTGTGGTCTTTCTGATCATTCGTCCGCCTGTTGAATATTACCGCCAATACTTTGCTCAGTGGACAGGGAATAAAATTCTCTATGATATCAGGGACCAGCTTTTCTCTCATATACAAAAGCTCAGTTTCAAGTATTATTCGAACACGCGGGCAGGAGAAGTCATCTCCAGGGTCATCAATGATGTGGAGCAGACAAAAAACTTTGTCATGACGGGCCTGATGAACCTCTGGCTGGATCTTGCCACGATCTTGATCGCAGTGGCCATCATGTTCACCATGGACGTATCATTGACCTTTGTATCATTGATTGCCTTTCCGTTCTACGCCCTTTCAGTACGCTATTTCTTCGGGCGTCTCCGTGGGCTTACTCGGGACCGGTCCCAGGCTCTTGCAGAAGTACAGAGCCATCTTCACGAACGGGTCCAGGGAATGCCGGTAATCAAGAGCTTTGCTGTGGAAGATCACGAGCAAACGGCTTTCCGCAGTCAGAATAAGAACTTCCTGCAGAAGGCTTTGGATCAGACGAGCTGGAATGCGAAAGCATTTGCTGTCGTCAATACGATTACAGACATTTCACCCCTCATCATTATCGGGTACGCAGGTTATCAGGTCATACAAGGAGACTTGACCATCGGGACGATGGCCGCATTTGTCGCCTATATCGACCGTCTTTATAGCCCACTGAGGAGACTGGTGAATTCTTCTACGACCTTGACGCAGTCCATTGCGTCCATGGACAGGGTGTTTGAGTTCATGGATGAGAAATACGATATCGACGATGAGCCCGGAGCCATTCCGTGTACGACGGTAAAAGGGGACATCAAATTCGATCAGGTATCATTTAAATACGAGGAAGAAGAAGAAGCGGTGTTGAGCAATCTGAACCTGGATATTCATTCAGGTGAAACGGTCGCCCTTGTCGGAATGAGCGGAGGGGGGAAATCCTCCCTTGTCAGCTTGATCCCTAGGTTCTATGATGTTTCCGAAGGGAGCATACGCCTTGATGGCACAGATATCAGAAGGTTCCAGGTAAGGACGCTCAGGGATAAAATCGGTATGGTTCTTCAGGACAACATCCTTTTCAGTGAATCGGTCAAGATGAATATCAAATTCGGTAATCCGGATGCAACGGATGAAGATGTGATTGAGGCCGCCAAAGCAGCAAATGCCCATGACTTCATCATGAAGCTGCCGGAAGGCTACGATACGAAAGTCGGGGAACGCGGTGTGAAACTTTCTGGAGGTCAAAAGCAGAGGGTGGCCATTGCCAGGGTATTCTTGAAGAATCCACCGATCTTGATCTTGGATGAGGCAACCTCCGCCCTCGATCTTGAGAGTGAACATCTCATTCAGGAATCATTGGAGATGCTAGCAAAAGACAGAACGACTTTCATCGTTGCCCACCGATTATCCACGATAACCCATGCAGATCGCATTATCCATATGGAAAACGGTGAAATTGCAGAGATGGGTACCCATGAAGAACTAATGAAAAAGCAGGATCACTATTATAGACTGTTCCAGGTTCAACAATTAGATAATTAATAGAAAGCCGGTGGAGAAACATTCGTTTCTCCACCGGCTTTTTTTGCGGTGCCTAAATGGGAGTATTTTCCTTGGTGAGTGAAGGAATGATCTAGGACATACGGCATATAGTGAGAGAAAGGATTATTGTCTATTAAGAATAAAAATTCTGAAAATAGATTGCAACATTTGTAGCATCTTGTATAATAAGAAACAGATAAAATTAGAAAATAAAGATTTTTTAGATAACGGAAAGGGAGAGGTTTGATGGGGAAAGCACGTCCTTTATTGCAGGTGGAAGACTTGAGGACCTCCTTTTTCACTGATGATGGAGAGGTTCCGGCAGTCGACGGGGTAAGTTTTCATGTGAATGAAGGAGAGATCCTCGGGGTGGTAGGAGAAAGTGGATGCGGTAAGAGCG from Rossellomorea marisflavi includes the following:
- a CDS encoding small, acid-soluble spore protein K, with product MRNKTTGFPNEHGNKFEGEPRAKAEYASKRADGTINTHPQERMKASNNRKQDSL
- a CDS encoding YfhH family protein, with protein sequence MDQERRYSEMTEHELNQEIASLREKARKAEQLGIVNEFAVLERKTLMAQAYLRNPADYEAGGVYGIEGDPGVYFKVDYLNGVFAWGYRLGGNGEEEALPISLLAPDKKK
- a CDS encoding gamma-type small acid-soluble spore protein — translated: MAKQNNKTNMQQQQKQQNAGQQQYGTEFASETNAQEVKKQNQQSAQKKQK
- the fabL gene encoding enoyl-[acyl-carrier-protein] reductase FabL — its product is MSQKVALVTGSSRGLGREIAIQLAEKGYDIVVNYARSKKGALETAEQIEKLGRKAFIVRANVGDVDKIKAMFEQIKEEFGRLDVLISNAASGVLRPVMELEESHWDWTMNINSKALLFCAQEAAKLMDDGGRIVSISSLGSIRYLDNYTTVGVSKAAVEALTRYLAVELAPRNIIVNAVSGGAIDTDALKHFPNREELLEDARQNTPAGRMVEIDDLVKSVMFLVSDDSSMIRGQTIIVDGGRSLLV
- a CDS encoding metal-dependent hydrolase yields the protein MDTGTHIVMGFALGGLATLDPVVAENASTAHSVLIAAVIGSQIPDVDTILKLRNNAVYIRHHRGITHSIPAVILWPLLIVACLYPFFPGANLLHLWLWTFFAVFLHVFVDIFNAYGTQAIRPISSKWVALGVINTFDPIIFGIHIVGLILWAVGFPPGQTFLVMYAVIIGYYLLRFIVQKTVKNAVKRRIPNAERIIVSPTIRFFQWRLAILTKHHYYVARAYRRSITIYDEFKRVPIPDIPVMNAARKDKNLAAFLSFSPIYRWEMDEYDDHYEVRFIDLRYRNNGHYPFVALVQLDKDLNIVSSYTGWVFSEEKLRQKVDINVIID
- a CDS encoding ABC transporter ATP-binding protein; its protein translation is MDSIKRYLQFVKPYRWQIIGTLIIGIIKFAIPLLIPVLIKYVIDDVVGNTTLTAGEKTNHLLLVMGIMVVVFLIIRPPVEYYRQYFAQWTGNKILYDIRDQLFSHIQKLSFKYYSNTRAGEVISRVINDVEQTKNFVMTGLMNLWLDLATILIAVAIMFTMDVSLTFVSLIAFPFYALSVRYFFGRLRGLTRDRSQALAEVQSHLHERVQGMPVIKSFAVEDHEQTAFRSQNKNFLQKALDQTSWNAKAFAVVNTITDISPLIIIGYAGYQVIQGDLTIGTMAAFVAYIDRLYSPLRRLVNSSTTLTQSIASMDRVFEFMDEKYDIDDEPGAIPCTTVKGDIKFDQVSFKYEEEEEAVLSNLNLDIHSGETVALVGMSGGGKSSLVSLIPRFYDVSEGSIRLDGTDIRRFQVRTLRDKIGMVLQDNILFSESVKMNIKFGNPDATDEDVIEAAKAANAHDFIMKLPEGYDTKVGERGVKLSGGQKQRVAIARVFLKNPPILILDEATSALDLESEHLIQESLEMLAKDRTTFIVAHRLSTITHADRIIHMENGEIAEMGTHEELMKKQDHYYRLFQVQQLDN
- a CDS encoding YfhJ family protein; the encoded protein is MESIFHELTQLLMDENSKLTYEKARTWVELVWEDFETTYAKAGYEYKGKEVTEKVVRQWIATYGTNVHDFAARNPKYSHLLDDGDHTVH
- a CDS encoding YpzG family protein — translated: MKFNRDYNSPFKKAFYNPKHAHAQANGQTTQTQNLIILERDTKKRT
- a CDS encoding YgaB family protein, coding for MQELFNELIHEQLETMDKLLFLQSEIERCQELEKELVELEEMALAESLKKEIEMKKCELKDIQKVFQEQTDEVIRSYKKEQEVSL
- a CDS encoding DUF402 domain-containing protein, with translation MAVPTEGHSVQIHSFKHDGNIHRIWNETTILKGTSNMIIGGNDRTMVTESDGRTWMTREPAICYFHSELWFNIICMIREDGIYYYCNLSSPFVYDHEAIKYIDYDLDIKVYPDMTYTLLDEDEYDAHRKLYGYPDVIDHILQRNVDKLVRWIRQRKGPFAPDFIDIWYERYLMHRG
- the mutY gene encoding A/G-specific adenine glycosylase; the protein is MDEPLKNLHSIDREAFQEDLISWFTNEQRDLPWRKDQDPYKVWVSEIMLQQTRVDTVIPYFNRFIGKFPTIDALASADEEEILKAWEGLGYYSRVRNLQAAAREVRDSYGGIVPDDPKDIATLKGVGPYTAGAILSIAYGKPEPAVDGNVMRVFSRILSIWLDIAKPSSRKVFEEAVRGLISEENPSYFNQALMELGALICTPTSPSCLLCPVREHCHAFEEGVQSELPIKSKKKSARKLNMAAAVLFNTDGKVLIHKRPGTGLLANLWEFPNFEVGSTGHIREQLHESLIEVYGVESALKREIASTFQHIFSHIIWDIDVFVGAVEDHDSYGDLIAVTPEELEKYAFPVSHQKIWKEVSSQLEKGQVRP